In Chloroflexota bacterium, one DNA window encodes the following:
- a CDS encoding zinc ribbon domain-containing protein: MQCPNCNGEVPEGKQYCGHCGGRLVIEFDDDAPTMFADEVKDTAVELLTCHSCGAEPPAGSRFCNICGAHLEIVQPAGPCSSCGATVPAGSHFCNTCGTGLSPTPVQTAVPATGPSLNATHQVTERPRLATAIAWINILTGIDGLGIAAGVGLLQGKPWGWWLGVVRASLWLLFLYFTYGV; the protein is encoded by the coding sequence ATGCAATGTCCAAACTGTAATGGAGAAGTCCCGGAAGGGAAACAATATTGCGGCCACTGCGGGGGTCGTCTGGTCATCGAATTCGATGACGACGCCCCGACTATGTTTGCCGACGAAGTTAAAGATACTGCTGTAGAGCTGCTCACTTGCCATTCTTGTGGGGCGGAGCCTCCCGCGGGTTCGCGTTTTTGCAATATTTGTGGCGCGCACCTGGAAATAGTGCAACCCGCAGGGCCATGTTCATCCTGTGGCGCGACCGTTCCGGCCGGGTCGCACTTTTGCAACACCTGCGGCACCGGTCTCAGCCCGACGCCTGTGCAGACCGCCGTACCTGCAACGGGGCCATCTTTGAACGCAACTCATCAGGTTACCGAGCGGCCGCGGCTTGCCACAGCCATCGCCTGGATCAATATCCTCACTGGCATAGACGGGCTGGGCATCGCCGCCGGGGTGGGGCTGCTGCAAGGGAAGCCGTGGGGCTGGTGGTTGGGGGTGGTGCGCGCCTCCCTGTGGTTACTGTTTTTATATTTCACCTATGGAGTATAG
- a CDS encoding ATP-binding protein, whose protein sequence is MVEEEITTSLQTEIEPLEIMSTEMLMTAGDVISRALLFTLSRNYLDGPIFGADYVRLLNIDISEQPDVAFLHLEQVGQPVTEDFSHYMTAIQTTLAASHDPRYAMLFIISSDGEQNDIFIGLKAQTPGAHPSLFAEQLGQFLCSNWPGTRVKLIDDYSQIVKQVHVPLSTYRYARAFTGIPSPKGETTQGYPQSLDQFMRGLRGKPYLYMVVAEPMTEFTVDEVISNCRSLSGQVHAFARATIQRSASESASLSTARGESETSSTTTTRGTSTTETEGISKGAIGTVLDKSSGPGKAVKGAGMAAAAAAIGIPAMGMPGGGMLFQGMLGMFGQLLPSSSTSQATGETESVGETAGISTTLTATEGTTTGESLSFGREYLNKHAEACEQLLEETVTRFQVARGKGCWNVGVYLLSNQAETVAQGQAQLKALVSGEKSAFEPVRIHDLSQVWNEEVQVSLDSFQHPALRLFAPSTEDQLSHPLGPIYEGLTTPLNTDELSLFVNLPLRETPGLPVQPTAYFSLNPPKPHDSENALDLGNLLEGGEAVGKLKYSVDLNTLTRHVFVTGITGSGKSNTCRRLLSEMMQRGVNFMVIEPAKDEYVQMALAYNQAGTFDREIAVYMPGRQEWGGQKLEPLRLNPFDVVRLPGALVQVTPHLDRLKSIFNASFPMQEILPVILEEALVELYDSQGWLDDELPPDGIACPTLEQLYDGVTDLVRAKGYEQRITDNIIAALRTRIGSLLRGWKRRLFNHAVSTPWSELFDRPVVVNLQQMGDDADKCFTMALLLNFMYEYRQAQHESLGSPESSDLQHLAIFEEAHRVLRAAPQHFMGANPQAKMGEMFADILAEIRAYGQGLAIIDQVPAKLVPDALKNTNLKIIHRLVAVDDREAMAGTLALKPDQAEVIARLKVGQAIVAGIQDDMASWVKIHYTPMPQVKRKK, encoded by the coding sequence ATGGTTGAAGAAGAAATCACCACATCCCTGCAAACTGAGATTGAACCGTTAGAGATCATGTCAACTGAGATGCTGATGACTGCGGGCGATGTCATCTCGCGGGCATTGCTTTTTACCTTGAGCCGCAATTATCTCGATGGTCCCATTTTCGGTGCAGATTACGTTCGATTGCTGAACATTGACATCAGCGAGCAGCCTGATGTAGCCTTTCTGCATCTGGAACAAGTTGGTCAGCCGGTTACCGAAGATTTCTCCCATTATATGACCGCTATCCAGACTACCCTGGCGGCTTCCCATGATCCGCGCTATGCCATGTTATTTATTATTAGTAGCGATGGCGAACAAAACGATATATTTATCGGTCTTAAGGCGCAAACTCCCGGCGCTCATCCCAGTCTGTTTGCAGAGCAGTTGGGGCAGTTTTTATGCTCCAATTGGCCGGGGACGCGCGTAAAATTGATTGATGATTATAGTCAGATCGTCAAACAGGTGCATGTTCCCTTGAGTACTTATCGTTACGCGCGTGCCTTTACTGGCATCCCCTCGCCAAAAGGAGAAACCACTCAAGGGTACCCTCAAAGCCTTGACCAATTTATGCGCGGCCTGCGCGGCAAACCTTACCTGTACATGGTTGTTGCCGAACCGATGACCGAATTCACCGTGGATGAGGTCATTTCGAATTGTCGCAGCCTTTCGGGTCAGGTGCACGCCTTTGCCAGGGCCACCATCCAGCGCAGCGCCAGCGAGAGCGCCTCGCTGAGTACCGCCCGCGGGGAAAGCGAAACCAGCTCTACGACTACCACGCGCGGCACCTCGACAACCGAGACAGAAGGGATCAGCAAAGGTGCCATTGGCACGGTGTTAGATAAATCCAGCGGGCCGGGGAAAGCTGTCAAGGGCGCAGGGATGGCTGCGGCTGCTGCGGCGATAGGTATTCCTGCCATGGGGATGCCGGGAGGGGGGATGCTGTTTCAGGGAATGTTGGGGATGTTCGGTCAACTGCTGCCTTCGTCTTCTACCTCCCAGGCGACTGGAGAGACAGAATCCGTGGGGGAGACCGCCGGAATTTCGACGACCCTCACTGCCACAGAAGGCACTACCACCGGCGAATCGCTTTCTTTTGGGCGTGAATATCTCAACAAGCATGCTGAAGCCTGTGAACAACTTCTCGAAGAAACCGTCACCCGGTTCCAGGTGGCGCGCGGTAAAGGCTGTTGGAATGTGGGCGTTTACCTGCTCAGCAATCAGGCCGAAACGGTCGCCCAGGGGCAGGCTCAGTTGAAAGCCCTGGTCAGCGGGGAGAAGAGCGCCTTCGAGCCAGTGCGTATCCACGATTTGAGCCAGGTTTGGAACGAAGAAGTTCAGGTCTCATTAGATTCATTCCAGCATCCAGCTTTGCGGTTGTTTGCCCCCTCTACAGAAGACCAACTCAGCCATCCCCTCGGTCCAATTTACGAGGGACTGACAACACCTTTGAATACCGATGAGCTTTCCTTGTTCGTCAACCTGCCCCTGCGGGAAACACCCGGCTTGCCGGTGCAGCCTACGGCCTACTTTAGTTTGAACCCTCCCAAACCACATGACTCTGAAAACGCCCTTGATTTGGGCAATTTACTGGAAGGGGGTGAAGCTGTTGGCAAGCTCAAATACTCGGTTGATCTCAATACACTCACCCGGCATGTCTTTGTTACCGGCATCACCGGCAGCGGTAAATCCAACACCTGCCGCAGGCTGCTCTCAGAGATGATGCAGCGCGGCGTCAATTTTATGGTCATCGAACCGGCTAAGGACGAGTATGTGCAGATGGCCCTGGCGTATAACCAGGCTGGCACTTTCGATCGCGAGATTGCTGTCTATATGCCGGGGCGACAAGAGTGGGGCGGCCAAAAGCTAGAGCCATTACGCCTGAATCCTTTCGATGTGGTACGCCTGCCCGGGGCGCTGGTACAGGTTACGCCACACCTGGATCGGTTGAAATCGATCTTCAATGCCAGCTTCCCCATGCAGGAGATCTTGCCGGTGATCCTGGAAGAGGCCCTTGTGGAACTCTACGATAGCCAGGGCTGGCTAGATGATGAGTTGCCCCCCGATGGCATTGCCTGCCCAACCCTGGAGCAGCTTTACGATGGCGTTACCGACCTGGTGCGCGCCAAGGGCTATGAGCAGCGCATCACGGATAATATTATCGCCGCCTTGCGCACGCGTATCGGCAGCCTGCTGCGCGGCTGGAAGCGGCGCCTCTTCAACCATGCCGTCTCGACTCCCTGGAGCGAGCTTTTCGACCGCCCAGTAGTGGTCAACTTGCAGCAAATGGGCGATGACGCCGATAAGTGCTTTACCATGGCGCTGCTGTTGAACTTCATGTACGAATACCGTCAGGCGCAGCACGAGAGCCTCGGTTCCCCGGAGTCAAGCGATTTGCAGCATCTGGCGATTTTCGAGGAAGCTCACCGCGTACTGCGCGCCGCTCCACAACATTTCATGGGTGCTAATCCGCAGGCGAAGATGGGCGAGATGTTCGCTGACATCCTGGCCGAGATTCGCGCTTATGGACAGGGGCTGGCGATCATTGACCAGGTGCCTGCCAAGCTGGTGCCGGATGCGCTCAAAAACACTAATCTGAAGATCATCCACCGTCTGGTGGCCGTGGATGACCGCGAGGCTATGGCCGGCACGCTGGCGCTGAAACCCGATCAGGCCGAGGTCATCGCCCGTTTGAAAGTCGGCCAGGCGATTGTGGCGGGGATACAGGATGATATGGCTTCGTGGGTCAAAATTCATTATACGCCTATGCCGCAAGTGAAGAGGAAAAAATAA
- a CDS encoding FHA domain-containing protein, translating into MQETVFAIDCGATNWRLYRVSYKRDGPNVQMLGEPQPSPLTSFVNRRLPAIILLDPEGAKLEGYGDFVKQQIEDEKIRGRIREYFKPCIGAHLEIEPLAHQKRFTHEQALQYTKLLLRAVLLQLQQEKWRGGTFDERVHFTFTFPVHWRYDHDGFILQEFRQTVQNCMPKELRSQIRFISEPESAMLSLHRQGLLADSDKKGVTLIADVGGSTTDLIAGQVNPHTGDLEYARRYGEPHGGGLYDAELAKHYADQLKIPSSALTDDPSAMITLRDYSRQLKEALSRQLLRPGESLHTPKRTITLVMSNGEAFRRVARLDEPIFLGITRHLIADFEYLIENGMQAMGLKNGDVGQVILVGGGSQLFTIVRHLRKRFGDDVVILSDNPDENVVHGTALEYGKSFETHTQRILFSHQQEIEGVPSQDVEWQFVTNTGRSHSLLDGATTLGRKRDNHIWLKDDLVSRFHAEVNANTEEIAITDMGSTNGTFINGKRIKPNQVYPLIPGDKIKIGGTEFTCTRSATILRK; encoded by the coding sequence ATGCAAGAAACAGTATTTGCTATTGATTGTGGGGCAACTAACTGGCGGTTATATCGAGTATCTTACAAAAGAGATGGCCCCAATGTACAAATGCTTGGGGAGCCACAGCCTTCGCCGCTGACAAGCTTTGTCAACCGCAGGCTTCCAGCTATTATCTTGCTCGACCCGGAGGGGGCAAAACTTGAAGGTTATGGAGATTTTGTAAAACAACAGATTGAAGATGAAAAAATTAGGGGACGGATTCGGGAATATTTCAAACCTTGTATCGGTGCGCATTTAGAAATTGAACCGCTTGCTCATCAAAAACGTTTCACGCACGAACAAGCTCTGCAATACACAAAACTGTTATTGCGAGCTGTGCTGCTGCAATTGCAGCAAGAGAAATGGCGTGGTGGAACGTTCGACGAGAGAGTACACTTTACCTTTACATTCCCGGTTCATTGGCGCTATGACCATGACGGCTTCATTCTTCAAGAATTTCGGCAAACCGTTCAGAACTGTATGCCTAAAGAATTGCGTAGCCAGATTAGATTCATCAGTGAGCCTGAGAGCGCCATGCTCAGCTTGCACCGACAGGGCCTGCTGGCGGATTCGGATAAAAAAGGGGTTACGCTAATTGCAGATGTGGGTGGTAGTACGACAGACTTGATCGCTGGACAGGTCAACCCTCACACCGGTGATCTGGAATACGCCCGTCGGTACGGCGAGCCTCATGGCGGTGGCCTGTATGATGCTGAATTGGCAAAGCACTATGCCGATCAACTTAAAATCCCATCCTCGGCGCTGACTGATGATCCTTCTGCGATGATCACCTTGCGAGATTACAGCCGCCAGCTTAAAGAAGCTCTCAGTCGCCAGCTATTGCGGCCGGGAGAATCGTTGCATACCCCGAAGCGGACAATTACATTAGTGATGAGCAATGGTGAGGCTTTCCGTCGGGTAGCCCGCCTAGACGAACCCATATTTCTGGGGATTACCCGCCATCTGATTGCAGATTTTGAATATCTAATAGAAAATGGGATGCAAGCCATGGGCTTGAAAAATGGGGATGTTGGCCAAGTCATCCTTGTGGGTGGTGGATCTCAGCTCTTCACGATAGTGCGCCACCTGAGGAAGCGTTTCGGCGATGATGTTGTGATTCTCTCAGATAACCCGGACGAGAACGTGGTTCATGGGACCGCTTTGGAATATGGCAAATCGTTCGAGACCCATACCCAGCGGATTCTGTTTTCTCATCAACAGGAAATAGAGGGAGTGCCATCGCAAGATGTTGAATGGCAATTCGTGACCAACACCGGCAGATCTCATTCCCTTCTGGATGGGGCTACAACCCTTGGCAGAAAACGCGACAATCATATCTGGCTGAAAGATGATTTAGTATCACGCTTCCATGCAGAGGTGAATGCCAATACTGAGGAGATTGCTATCACAGACATGGGTAGCACAAACGGCACATTCATTAACGGTAAACGCATCAAGCCAAATCAGGTTTATCCCTTAATTCCAGGGGATAAAATCAAGATTGGCGGTACAGAATTCACCTGCACACGCAGCGCAACAATCCTGCGAAAGTGA
- a CDS encoding peptidoglycan DD-metalloendopeptidase family protein, which translates to MRNLINLLIAACILFPWVSVQAQEEQPNGPVYIIEAGDSLWGIAQRFGISMDDLAEANGITDPGQISIGARLVIPGLQGVQGVLVTEEIPFGENLDSLSFRYQIERDMLIKLNHFTSPDEAYAGSQVIVPQREGEAPTRSVGRATVKVNQSLMELAISRGLSPWSLLSASQRSGGWDLLPGESIHLEGAAIHDETMGAFPEGVQQVSIASLPLIQGQTLSLRIAAPEGTSLTGFLNEQPLNFFPDDDGYVALQGVYALLEPGSYPLSIDGTLPDGTPLRFSQTIYVRDGDYPYDPPLAVDSVTTDIDNNENENALWAEVVASRTPEKYWAGMLQSPMPEYLSDCFPSWFGHRRSYNGSGYLFFHTGLDFCGQTGVDIYAPAPGRVVFVGELIVRGNATVIDHGWGVYTAYGHQSEIFVSAGDWVETGDLIGLVGETGRVTGPHLHFEVIVGGVQVDPLQWLGEEFP; encoded by the coding sequence ATGCGTAATCTTATTAACCTGCTAATCGCAGCTTGCATACTTTTTCCGTGGGTTTCTGTTCAGGCTCAGGAAGAACAGCCGAATGGCCCGGTTTATATCATTGAGGCGGGCGACTCATTATGGGGAATTGCTCAACGCTTTGGCATCTCGATGGATGATCTGGCGGAAGCGAATGGCATCACCGACCCTGGACAAATTTCGATTGGCGCCCGGCTGGTGATCCCTGGCCTTCAGGGCGTACAAGGGGTTCTGGTTACGGAAGAAATTCCTTTCGGTGAAAATCTGGATAGTCTCAGTTTTCGTTATCAAATTGAGCGCGACATGCTGATAAAGTTGAATCACTTTACCAGCCCCGATGAGGCTTATGCTGGCTCGCAGGTGATTGTGCCGCAACGGGAAGGGGAGGCGCCGACTCGCTCGGTGGGGCGCGCCACTGTGAAGGTAAATCAATCCCTCATGGAACTGGCAATCAGCCGCGGGCTGAGTCCGTGGAGCCTTTTATCGGCCAGTCAACGCTCCGGGGGATGGGATCTGCTCCCTGGCGAATCAATCCATCTTGAAGGCGCTGCCATCCACGATGAGACCATGGGCGCTTTTCCGGAGGGCGTGCAACAGGTTTCAATCGCTTCATTGCCGCTCATCCAGGGGCAAACACTTTCGCTGCGTATTGCTGCGCCCGAAGGGACTTCTCTCACTGGTTTTTTGAATGAGCAACCGTTGAATTTCTTTCCTGATGATGATGGTTATGTAGCCTTGCAAGGGGTTTATGCATTGCTCGAACCAGGAAGCTACCCGCTTTCAATTGACGGAACTCTGCCAGATGGCACCCCTTTGCGCTTCTCTCAAACAATTTATGTGAGGGATGGTGATTACCCTTATGATCCACCGCTGGCGGTCGATTCGGTCACGACCGATATTGATAATAATGAAAATGAAAATGCGTTGTGGGCTGAAGTGGTCGCGTCACGAACCCCCGAAAAGTATTGGGCGGGGATGTTGCAAAGCCCGATGCCGGAATATTTAAGCGATTGTTTTCCCTCCTGGTTTGGTCATCGCCGCTCGTATAATGGCAGTGGTTATTTATTTTTCCACACCGGTCTGGATTTTTGCGGACAAACGGGCGTGGATATTTATGCTCCGGCGCCGGGACGAGTAGTTTTTGTGGGTGAGCTAATTGTGCGTGGCAATGCCACCGTGATAGATCACGGATGGGGTGTCTATACGGCTTACGGGCATCAGTCTGAGATATTTGTTTCGGCTGGCGACTGGGTGGAAACGGGGGATTTGATTGGCCTGGTGGGCGAAACTGGGCGTGTCACCGGCCCACACCTGCATTTCGAGGTGATTGTGGGTGGCGTGCAAGTAGACCCGCTGCAATGGCTCGGTGAAGAATTTCCTTAA
- a CDS encoding response regulator: protein MADRGKHILYIEDNAEMIDLVEIILGTKGYKVTGVLGGAEGWKSIQELLPDLVLLDLMMPDVDGWEVYQNIRDTEATQHIPVVVITAKAQQIDRVLAENVAGVQGYLPKPFKNVELLKLVQEVLGTPA from the coding sequence ATGGCCGATCGGGGAAAACACATTCTTTATATTGAAGACAACGCCGAGATGATCGATTTGGTAGAGATCATTTTAGGCACTAAAGGGTACAAAGTTACCGGCGTTCTGGGCGGCGCTGAAGGATGGAAATCTATTCAGGAACTTTTGCCCGATTTGGTATTGCTCGACTTGATGATGCCCGATGTTGATGGATGGGAAGTCTATCAGAATATTCGTGATACGGAAGCAACCCAACACATCCCTGTTGTGGTAATTACCGCCAAAGCCCAACAGATAGACCGTGTCCTGGCTGAAAATGTTGCCGGTGTGCAGGGATATTTGCCAAAACCCTTCAAGAATGTCGAGCTTTTGAAACTGGTGCAAGAAGTATTAGGTACTCCAGCGTAA
- the efp gene encoding elongation factor P — MIDVNELRKGVTFELDGKIFKVLEYTHHKPGRGKATIRTKARDLRNGNIIDLSFTSSDRVQDIRLEHHEVQFLYSDDEFYYFMDLGTYEQPAIRKDVLEEYALYFKENMELKLTIYENEPLDIELPTAVDYEVTKADPAVRGDTATGVTKKVTVETGLQVETPAFVEVGDVIRVDTRNGGYVTRV; from the coding sequence ATGATCGACGTAAATGAACTCCGCAAAGGCGTAACCTTCGAACTGGACGGAAAAATCTTCAAAGTGCTGGAATATACCCACCATAAACCTGGTCGGGGTAAGGCCACAATTCGCACAAAAGCCCGCGATTTGCGGAATGGCAATATCATTGATTTGTCTTTCACGTCGAGCGATCGCGTACAAGATATTCGCCTGGAGCATCATGAGGTGCAGTTTCTCTACAGCGATGACGAATTCTATTATTTTATGGACCTCGGAACCTATGAACAACCCGCCATCCGTAAAGACGTACTTGAAGAATATGCCCTGTATTTCAAAGAAAATATGGAGCTTAAATTAACAATTTACGAAAACGAACCCCTCGATATCGAATTGCCCACCGCAGTAGACTACGAAGTTACCAAAGCTGATCCTGCAGTACGCGGCGATACAGCCACCGGCGTTACGAAAAAAGTGACTGTAGAAACCGGATTGCAGGTTGAAACCCCCGCGTTTGTCGAAGTCGGCGATGTTATCCGCGTGGACACCCGCAACGGCGGATATGTCACACGGGTATAA